From Phycodurus eques isolate BA_2022a chromosome 1, UOR_Pequ_1.1, whole genome shotgun sequence, one genomic window encodes:
- the naca gene encoding nascent polypeptide-associated complex subunit alpha isoform X1: MLPRQPHKTRLPNLLQLRLPSHPCKKSLLLWWLQSQKHRIRLLPWRLPSQPHKTGLSKPAPVEATKSALQDKDVPVEATKPAAQFKSAPKQAAKLVLQEKPVPSEAAKPLQQVKSAPVQPVPVKPRKPSPLDAAKTAPQDKAAKPAPMEATKSALQDKEAAKPAAQFKSAPKQAAKLVLQEKPVPSEAAKPLQQVKSAPVQPVPVKPRKPSPLDAAKTAPQDKAAKTAPVEATKSALPDKDVPVEAAKPAPRDKPLSVEAAKPAARDKSAPRQAAKVAETPTVEATLLSLEDKHVPVEAAKPAAEDKSTSMHAAKSAPQDKGAKSAPQDKGAKSAPQDKGAKSAPQDKGAKSAPQDKDAKSAPQDKGAKSAPQDKGAKSAPQDKGAKPAPQDKGAKPAPQDKGAKPAPQDKAAKPAPQDKAAKPAPQDKAAKPAPQDKAAKPAPQDKAAKPAPQDKAAKPAPQDKAAKPAPQDKAAKPAPVEAANSSQQNKAVKPSPQDKSTTTNAAKPDLEDKPVVVEGAEPEKHTQKAELKSVTETKPIAETKLVGEIPVLDPTKLKFADALVKPAPVQPDVEVISSVPSHKTAPTSDKTPGKVETGSGTESESDDSVPELEEQDSAQTQTQQAQVAAAAELDEEPVSKAKQSRSEKKARKAMSKLGLRQVTGVTRVTIRKSKNILFVITKPDVYKSPASDTYIVFGEAKIEDLSQQAQQAAAEKFKMQGEAVSNIQENTQTPTVQEESEEEEVDETGVEVKDIELVMSQANVSRAKAVRALKNNNNDIVNAIMELTM; this comes from the exons ATGCTGCCAAGACAGCCCCACAAGACAAGGCTGCCAAACCTGCTCCAATTGAGGCTGCCCAGCCACCCCTGCAAGAAAAGCTTGCTACTATGGTGGCTCCAAAGCCAGAAACACAGGATAAGGCTTCTCCCATGGAGACTGCCAAGCCAGCCCCACAAGACAGGGCTGTCCAAGCCTGCTCCTGTGGAGGCCACTAAGTCAGCCTTGCAAGACAAGGATGTCCCTGTGGAGGCTACCAAGCCAGCCGCTCAGTTCAAATCAGCTCCCAAGCAGGCTGCCAAGCTAGTCTTGCAAGAAAAGCCTGTTCCTAGTGAGGCTGCCAAGCCTCTTCAGCAGGTCAAATCAGCCCCTGTGCAGCCTGTTCCTGTGAAGCCTAGAAAGCCTTCCCCTCTAGATGCTGCCAAGACAGCACCACAAGACAAGGCTGCCAAGCCTGCTCCTATGGAGGCCACTAAGTCAGCCTTGCAAGACAAGGAGGCTGCCAAGCCAGCCGCTCAGTTCAAATCAGCTCCCAAGCAGGCTGCCAAGCTAGTCTTGCAAGAAAAGCCTGTTCCTAGTGAGGCTGCCAAGCCTCTCCAGCAGGTCAAATCAGCCCCTGTGCAGCCTGTTCCTGTGAAGCCTAGAAAGCCTTCCCCTCTAGATGCTGCCAAGACAGCACCACAAGACAAGGCTGCCAAGACTGCTCCTGTGGAGGCCACTAAGTCAGCCTtgccagacaaggatgtccctGTGGAAGCTGCCAAGCCAGCTCCACGGGACAAGCCACTTTCTGTGGAGGCTGCCAAGCCAGCCGCTCGGGACAAATCCGCTCCCAGGCAGGCAGCCAAAGTTGCCGAGACGCCGACTGTGGAGGCCACCCTGCTATCCTTGGAAGACAAGCATGTCCCTGTGGAAGCTGCGAAGCCAGCCGCTGAGGACAAATCCACTTCCATGCACGCCGCCAAGTCAGCCCCTCAAGACAAGGGCGCCAAGTCAGCCCCTCAAGACAAGGGCGCCAAGTCAGCCCCTCAAGACAAGGGCGCCAAGTCAGCCCCTCAAGACAAGGGCGCCAAGTCAGCCCCTCAAGACAAGGACGCCAAGTCAGCCCCTCAAGACAAGGGCGCCAAATCAGCCCCTCAAGACAAGGGCGCCAAGTCAGCCCCTCAAGACAAGGGCGCCAAGCCAGCCCCTCAAGACAAGGGCGCCAAGCCAGCCCCTCAAGACAAGGGCGCCAAGCCAGCCCCTCAAGACAAGGCCGCCAAGCCAGCCCCTCAAGACAAGGCCGCCAAGCCAGCCCCTCAAGACAAGGCCGCCAAGCCAGCCCCTCAAGACAAGGCCGCCAAGCCAGCCCCTCAAGACAAGGCCGCCAAGCCAGCCCCTCAAGACAAGGCCGCCAAGCCAGCCCCTCAAGACAAGGCCGCCAAGCCAGCGCCTCAAGACAAGGCCGCCAAGCCAGCGCCTGTTGAGGCTGCAAACTCATCCCAACAAAACAAGGCTGTCAAGCCATCTCCTCAGGACAAATCTACTACCACAAATGCCGCCAAGCCAGACTTGGAGGACAAACCTGTTGTGGTGGAAGGAGCCGAGCCAGAGAAACATACTCAGAAGGCTGAACTCAAGTCCGTTACAGAAACTAAACCAATTGCTGAGACCAAATTGGTTGGCGAGATTCCTGTCCTTGACCCAACTAAACTTAAATTTGCTGATGCCCTTGTAAAACCTGCCCCTGTCCAACCTGATGTTGAAGTAATAAGTTCTGTCCCATCACACAAAACTGCCCCCACATCTGATAAAACCCCAGGCAAGGTGGAGACTG GTTCAGGCACTGAGTCGGAGAGTGATGACTCGGTCCCTGAGTTGGAGGAACAAGACTCTGCACAAACGCAGACACAGCAAGCACAG GTTGCGGCTGCTGCTGAACTGGATGAGGAGCCCGTcagtaaagcaaaacaaagccgCAGTGAAAAGAAGGCACGAAAG GCAATGTCAAAGCTTGGTCTCAGGCAGGTAACAGGTGTCACCAGAGTCACAATTCGCAAGTCCAAGAACATCTTGTTTGTCATAACCAAACCAGATGTCTACAAGAGCCCCGCATCAGACACATACATTGTGTTTGGTGAAGCTAAG ATTGAAGATCTCTCTCAGCAAGCCCAGCAGGCTGCTGCAGAAAAATTCAAAATGCAGGGAGAAGCTGTATCAAACATCCAGGAAAATACACAGACGCCGACAGTACAGGAGGAgagtgaagaagaagag GTTGACGAGACTGGAGTTGAGGTCAAGGACATTGAACTTGTCATGTCACAAGCAAATGTGTCGCGGGCAAAGGCTGTACGTgccctaaaaaacaacaacaacgacattGTTAATGCTATTATG GAGTTGACAATGTAA